A single region of the Brachypodium distachyon strain Bd21 chromosome 3, Brachypodium_distachyon_v3.0, whole genome shotgun sequence genome encodes:
- the LOC100826560 gene encoding expansin-B2 — protein sequence MAGVSTNAVALVALLSAVLVSTGHSQQVNYDTARSYNSGWLPAKATWYGAPTGAGPDDNGGACGYKDTNQYPYSSMISCGNEPLFMGGAGCGTCYQIRCNYANNPACSGQPRLVTITDMNYYPVAKYHFDLSGTAFGAMANNGQNDRLRHAGIIDMQFRRVPCNYPGMNVNFHVERGSNPNYLAVLVQHANRDGNVVLMEIMESRYGRPTGQWTAMTRSWGAIWRRDTNYPMQGPFSLRIRSESGSTLVANQAIPADWKPNARYWSNIQYR from the exons ATGGCTGGTGTCTCCACCAATGCCGTTGCCCTGGTGGCACTCCTCTCGGCCGTGCTCGTCTCCACCGGCCATTCGCAACAGGTCAACTACGACACCGCAAGATCCTACAACTCAGGTTGGCTCCCCGCAAAGGCCACCTGGTACGGCGCCCCTACCGGCGCCGGCCCTGACGACAACG GTGGTGCGTGCGGCTACAAGGACACGAATCAGTACCCGTACTCGTCCATGATTTCGTGCGGCAACGAGCCCCTGTTCatgggcggcgcgggctgcggCACCTGCTACCAG ATACGATGCAATTACGCCAACAACCCTGCCTGCTCCGGCCAGCCGAGGCTGGTGACGATCACCGACATGAACTACTACCCCGTGGCCAAGTACCACTTCGACCTCAGCGGCACGGCGTTCGGCGCCATGGCGAACAACGGACAGAACGACCGGCTCCGTCACGCCGGCATCATCGACATGCAGTTCAGGAGGGTGCCATGCAACTACCCGGGGATGAACGTGAACTTCCACGTGGAGCGCGGCTCGAACCCGAACTACCTGGCGGTGCTGGTGCAGCACGCGAACCGGGACGGGAACGTGGTGCTGATGGAGATCATGGAGTCCAGGTACGGCCGCCCGACTGGGCAGTGGACGGCGATGACGCGCTCCTGGGGCGCCATCTGGAGGAGGGACACCAACTACCCGATGCAGGGGCCCTTCTCCCTCCGCATCCGCAGCGAGTCCGGCAGCACGCTGGTGGCCAACCAGGCCATCCCTGCAGACTGGAAGCCCAACGCTAGGTACTGGTCAAATATCCAGTACCGTTGA
- the LOC100842257 gene encoding expansin-B2 — protein sequence MAGVFTGALVAILFSMLVNRSAANYYGAQASPARSYSSAWLPAKATWYGAPTGAGPANGGGACAYSNNNLYPILSMNACGNQPLFMDGAGCGTCYEIKCDYKNNRACSGQPKRVTITDMNYNNIAQYYFDLSGTAFGAMAKYGQNENLRRAGILDIQFRRVPCNYQGMNINFRVERGSNNNYLAVLVQHANKDGNVVQVDLKDSGSYGSWTPMKRSWGAIWRMDTGRPLKAPFSFRMRSEFGATKVAYQVIPVNWKGGNNYWSNVQY from the exons ATGGCTGGGGTCTTCACCGGCGCCCTTGTGGCAATCCTCTTCTCCATGCTTGTCAACCGTTCGGCGGCCAATTACTACGGCGCCCAGGCCTCCCCCGCTAGATCCTACAGCTCTGCCTGGCTCCCCGCAAAGGCCACCTGGTACGGCGCCCCTAccggcgccggccccgcaAACGGCG GTGGTGCATGCGCCTACTCGAACAATAATCTGTACCCGATTTTGTCGATGAACGCATGCGGCAACCAGCCCCTGTTCATGGACGGCGCTGGCTGCGGCACCTGCTACGAG ATAAAATGCGACTACAAGAACAACCGTGCCTGCTCCGGCCAGCCCAAGAGGGTGACGATCACTGACATGAACTACAACAACATCGCCCAGTACTACTTTGACCTCAGCGGCACGGCGTTCGGCGCCATGGCAAAGTACGGCCAGAACGAAAacctccgccgcgccggcaTCCTCGACATCCAGTTCAGGAG GGTGCCTTGCAATTACCAGGGGATGAACATCAACTTCCGGGTGGAGCGTGGCTCGAACAATAACTACCTGGCGGTGCTCGTCCAGCACGCGAACAAGGACGGGAACGTGGTGCAGGTGGACCTCAAGGACTCCGGGTCGTATGGCTCCTGGACGCCGATGAAGCGGTCGTGGGGTGCCATCTGGAGGATGGACACAGGGCGCCCGCTGAAggcccccttctccttccgcATGCGCAGCGAGTTCGGGGCCACGAAGGTGGCCTACCAGGTCATTCCGGTCAACTGGAAGGGCGGCAACAACTACTGGTCCAACGTTCAGTACTAA